One Mycolicibacterium sarraceniae genomic window carries:
- a CDS encoding alpha/beta hydrolase yields the protein MPPSPSPAPPPAEPTPLPQLPAPNLHQYAHGISLLGGWLPLTIEIVAVITLIVAIGWRRTRRWWMVWLPVCVVIGVLGALAARTYVTSEGLASDPAPFYLWVWTGVFGTGVAIAILGWRGNSWWRRGVAVLAIPLTLVTALLALNKWVGYYPSLQAAWGAITAGPLPNQIDADELPGLRNTVQTNGKLVEVDIPSDASGFNHRSEYVYLPPAWFAGPTPPRLPVVMMVAGEFNTPADWMRSGNAMPIIDGYAQSHGGQAPIFVFVDSGGSFNNDTECVNGPRGDSADHLTKDVRPYVVDKYGASELAANWAVVGWSMGGTCAIDLVVMHPDLFSTFLDIAGDHGPTAGTKEQTIDRLYGGNAAAWDQFDPRTVMLTHGPYQGVAGWFEDTVTPTNAISPYGNGGGKRPQSDAPSGFGGHDEFKDSDEAGAADDLCATAQTVGISCSVHRIISFHTWQFAERALSDALPWLAAQIKTPGAPDSPA from the coding sequence GTGCCGCCATCTCCGTCGCCGGCTCCGCCGCCGGCCGAACCGACACCCCTACCCCAGCTGCCCGCTCCCAACCTCCACCAATACGCGCACGGAATCTCGCTGCTCGGCGGCTGGCTGCCGCTGACCATCGAGATCGTCGCGGTCATCACGCTGATCGTCGCGATCGGATGGCGCCGGACCCGGCGCTGGTGGATGGTGTGGCTACCGGTCTGTGTCGTGATCGGCGTTCTCGGCGCCCTGGCGGCGCGCACCTACGTCACCTCCGAAGGCCTGGCGTCGGACCCGGCACCGTTCTATCTGTGGGTCTGGACCGGGGTTTTCGGCACCGGCGTCGCGATCGCGATACTGGGCTGGCGCGGGAATTCTTGGTGGCGGCGAGGTGTCGCTGTGTTGGCGATTCCGTTGACTCTGGTGACCGCGCTTCTCGCACTGAATAAGTGGGTCGGCTACTACCCGAGCCTGCAGGCCGCCTGGGGCGCGATCACGGCCGGTCCACTGCCGAACCAGATCGACGCCGACGAGCTGCCCGGGCTGCGGAACACCGTGCAGACCAACGGAAAGCTCGTGGAAGTCGATATCCCCAGTGACGCAAGTGGATTCAACCACCGCAGTGAATACGTCTATCTGCCGCCGGCCTGGTTCGCCGGACCCACCCCGCCGCGGCTGCCCGTTGTCATGATGGTCGCCGGCGAATTCAACACGCCCGCGGACTGGATGCGCAGCGGTAACGCGATGCCGATCATCGACGGCTACGCGCAGAGCCACGGCGGCCAGGCGCCGATCTTCGTCTTCGTAGACTCCGGTGGCAGTTTCAACAACGACACCGAATGCGTCAACGGTCCGCGCGGCGACTCCGCCGACCACCTCACCAAGGACGTCCGGCCCTACGTGGTCGACAAGTACGGTGCATCCGAGCTGGCCGCCAACTGGGCGGTGGTCGGCTGGTCGATGGGCGGCACCTGCGCGATAGACCTGGTCGTGATGCACCCGGATCTGTTCAGCACGTTTCTCGATATCGCCGGTGACCACGGGCCGACGGCCGGAACCAAGGAGCAGACGATCGACCGGCTCTACGGCGGCAACGCCGCGGCCTGGGACCAGTTCGACCCACGCACGGTGATGCTCACACACGGGCCGTATCAGGGCGTCGCCGGCTGGTTCGAGGACACCGTCACACCCACCAACGCCATATCGCCGTACGGCAACGGCGGCGGGAAACGGCCGCAGTCGGATGCGCCGTCAGGGTTCGGCGGGCATGACGAGTTCAAGGATTCCGATGAGGCCGGTGCGGCCGACGATCTCTGCGCGACGGCGCAGACCGTGGGCATTTCATGCTCGGTGCACCGCATCATCAGCTTCCACACCTGGCAGTTCGCCGAGCGCGCGCTATCCGACGCGCTGCCGTGGCTGGCCGCTCAGATCAAGACGCCTGGCGCGCCGGATTCGCCCGCTTAA
- a CDS encoding M13 family metallopeptidase has product MTVEALRSGIDLSHVEAKVRPQDDLFGHVNGRWLTEYAIPGDRATDGAFRTLYDRAEEQVRELITAASGEPGTDAQRIGDLYASFLDSEAVERRGVQPLLDELALIDSAADPAALAAVIGALQRTGVGGGVGLYVDTDSKNSSRYLLHASQSGLGLPDESYYRDEQHAAILAAYPAHIAAMFALVLGGRADDHAERAARIVALETKLAAAHWDVVKRRDADLTYNLRAFTDLLTEAPGFDWVGWITAQGTTPDVVAELVVRQPDYLTAFAELWSNRDFADWQDWARWRLINARAAYLTDAVVEANFDFYGRTLSGTEQIRDRWKRAVSLVESLMGDAVGRLYVELHFPPDAKARMDVLVDNLREAYRVSISDLEWMTPATRQRALAKLDKFTAKIGYPATWRDYSTLVIDRNDLYGNIIRGAEVAHDRELAKLGGPVDRDEWFMTPQTVNAYYNPGMNEIVFPAAILQPPFFDAEADDAANYGGIGAVIGHEIGHGFDDQGAKYDGDGNLVDWWTDEDRAEFGVRTKALIEQYQTYVPRGLEPSHHVNGAFTVGENIGDLGGLSIALLAYELSLKGQEAPVIDGLTGQQRVFFGWAQVWRTKSREAEAIRRLATDPHSPPEFRCNGVIRNMDAFYHAFEVSTDDELYLDPDRRVRIWS; this is encoded by the coding sequence GTGACGGTAGAAGCACTGCGCTCGGGTATCGACCTGTCCCACGTCGAGGCCAAGGTTCGCCCGCAAGACGACCTGTTCGGCCACGTCAACGGACGCTGGCTGACCGAATACGCGATCCCGGGCGACCGGGCCACCGACGGCGCGTTCCGCACACTGTACGACCGGGCCGAGGAGCAGGTCAGGGAGCTGATCACCGCAGCGTCGGGTGAGCCCGGGACTGATGCCCAGCGCATCGGCGACCTATACGCCAGCTTCCTGGACTCCGAGGCCGTCGAGCGCCGCGGTGTTCAGCCGTTGCTCGACGAGCTGGCCTTGATCGACAGCGCCGCCGATCCGGCCGCGCTGGCGGCGGTGATCGGTGCGCTGCAGCGCACCGGTGTTGGCGGTGGTGTGGGGCTGTATGTCGACACTGATTCGAAGAACTCGTCGCGCTACCTCCTGCACGCCAGCCAGTCGGGGCTGGGCCTGCCCGACGAGTCGTACTACCGCGACGAGCAGCATGCCGCGATCCTGGCCGCCTACCCGGCACATATCGCCGCGATGTTCGCCCTCGTGCTGGGCGGGCGCGCCGACGACCACGCCGAGCGTGCCGCACGAATCGTGGCACTGGAGACCAAACTGGCTGCCGCGCACTGGGATGTCGTCAAGCGTCGCGACGCCGACCTGACCTACAACCTGCGCGCGTTCACCGATCTTCTCACCGAGGCGCCCGGTTTCGACTGGGTCGGGTGGATCACGGCGCAGGGCACCACCCCCGATGTCGTCGCCGAACTGGTTGTCCGCCAGCCTGATTACCTGACGGCCTTCGCCGAACTGTGGTCGAACCGCGACTTCGCGGACTGGCAGGACTGGGCACGGTGGCGGCTGATCAACGCGCGCGCCGCCTACCTGACCGATGCGGTGGTCGAGGCGAATTTCGACTTCTACGGCCGCACCCTGTCGGGCACCGAGCAGATCCGCGACCGCTGGAAGCGCGCGGTGTCGCTCGTGGAAAGCCTGATGGGCGACGCGGTCGGGCGGCTGTACGTCGAGTTGCATTTCCCGCCGGATGCCAAGGCCCGCATGGATGTTCTCGTCGACAACCTTCGCGAGGCCTACCGGGTCAGCATCAGCGATCTGGAGTGGATGACGCCGGCCACCCGCCAGCGCGCACTGGCCAAGCTGGACAAGTTCACCGCCAAGATCGGCTATCCGGCCACGTGGCGCGACTACTCCACCTTGGTGATCGACCGCAATGATCTGTACGGCAACATCATTCGCGGTGCCGAAGTGGCCCATGACCGGGAGCTGGCCAAGCTGGGCGGCCCGGTCGACCGCGACGAGTGGTTCATGACACCGCAGACGGTCAACGCCTATTACAACCCGGGCATGAACGAGATCGTCTTCCCGGCCGCAATCCTGCAGCCGCCGTTCTTCGACGCCGAGGCCGACGACGCGGCGAACTACGGCGGGATCGGCGCGGTGATCGGTCACGAGATCGGTCACGGATTCGACGATCAGGGTGCCAAATACGACGGTGACGGCAATCTCGTCGACTGGTGGACCGATGAGGACCGCGCCGAGTTCGGCGTGCGTACCAAGGCGCTCATCGAGCAGTACCAGACGTACGTGCCGCGCGGACTCGAGCCGTCCCACCACGTCAACGGGGCATTCACCGTCGGTGAGAACATCGGCGACCTGGGCGGGCTGTCCATCGCGTTGCTCGCCTACGAGTTGTCACTGAAGGGCCAAGAAGCCCCGGTGATCGACGGGCTGACCGGCCAGCAACGGGTGTTCTTCGGCTGGGCCCAGGTGTGGCGCACGAAATCCCGCGAGGCTGAGGCTATTCGGCGGCTGGCCACCGATCCGCATTCGCCTCCGGAGTTCCGCTGCAACGGTGTGATCCGCAATATGGACGCGTTCTACCACGCGTTCGAGGTCAGCACCGACGACGAGCTGTACCTCGACCCCGACCGTCGCGTCCGGATCTGGAGCTGA
- a CDS encoding XRE family transcriptional regulator — MTVAADREAIPAPAAQPFADGRPVEFWPTALIRDALESGDITVWQRIVVAIKRDPFGRTARQVEEVLEHSQPYGISKALSEVLIRARSHLEANERAEAARHVRLLLDRSGLAVQEFASRIGVAHADLSTYLDGTISPPASLMIRMRRLSDRFAKMRAQRASGDR, encoded by the coding sequence GTGACGGTGGCAGCGGATCGCGAGGCCATACCCGCACCGGCCGCCCAGCCCTTCGCCGACGGCCGCCCGGTCGAGTTCTGGCCGACGGCGTTGATCCGGGACGCGCTGGAGTCCGGCGATATCACCGTCTGGCAGCGCATCGTCGTCGCCATCAAACGCGATCCCTTCGGTCGTACCGCCCGGCAGGTCGAGGAAGTGCTGGAACACTCGCAGCCCTACGGAATCTCCAAAGCGCTTTCCGAGGTGTTGATCCGGGCCCGCAGCCATCTGGAAGCCAACGAGCGCGCCGAGGCTGCCCGCCACGTGCGGCTGCTGCTCGACCGCTCCGGTCTGGCCGTGCAGGAATTCGCCTCCCGCATTGGGGTGGCCCACGCGGATCTGAGCACCTACCTCGACGGGACGATCAGCCCGCCGGCGTCGCTGATGATCCGGATGCGCAGGCTCTCCGACCGGTTCGCCAAGATGCGCGCCCAGCGTGCATCCGGTGACCGATAG
- a CDS encoding MMPL family transporter, with translation MMRLSSNLRRFRWLVFSCWLLALVPAVYLALTESNNLTGGGFDVAGSQSLHVQYQLEDHFPGQGASPLALVAAPRADASYDDMNAAVAQLEQVAKQTPSVIVVPNPAQPAPAPDKPYVVSLRLDFHNTGAVDVARQLRQKIGVTGDQPGQIRDGRVKLYVIGQGALGAAAQTSTKHDIAEAERWNLPIVLIVLLAVFGSLAAAAVPLALALCTVVVTMGVVYLLSTVTQMSVFVTSTVSMFGIALAVDYSLFILMRFREELRAGRDPQQAADAAMATSGLAVLLSGLTVIASLTGIYLINTPVLRSMATGAILAVAIAVLTSTTLTPAVLATFGRSVAKRSSLLQWSRRAEATQSRFWTRWVSEVMRRPWLSAMAATLVLLLMAAPAFAMVLGNSMQRQFTSSHEIRGGVAAAAEALGPGALGPVRVLVTFPQGGASDAKNAPALEAISTEMAKAPDVVSVSQPAFADNNGSALLSAVLSVDPEDIGARNAIDWMRAHLSALPAAAGTRVDVGGPTALIKDFDDRVSQTQPLVFVFVSLIAFVMLLISVRSVFLAFKGVLMTVLSVAAAYGSLVMVFQWGWLEGLGFEKITSIDSTIPPLVLAMTFGLSMDYEIFLLTRMRERYLQGGDTRDAVAYGVSTSARTITSAALIMIAVFTGFAFAGMPLVAELGVACAVAIAVDATIVRLVLVPALMAMFDQWNWWLPSWLARILPSVDFEKPLPKVDLGDLVVIPDDISALAPPSADLKMVVKGAARLKNLAPDAVSVADPLAFSGCDELAGRVKGSDDARAQPMRVGAGSTATVKFIRGYRSARLSTPRPVHPVTMWRGRLAIALDALETGADTADGGVERLSPVETTNVQLPTGDRLQIPTCAETLRMQAYLIMCRNTRSDFAEFADLVGVMDTEAAAVVLGSMDRYYCSGQSKRQWVTTQLVRQLADPKPSTVVNDDRWAGSEGAGEWERIRQRCLAVAVAILEEAR, from the coding sequence ATGATGCGCCTCAGCAGCAACCTGCGCAGATTCCGCTGGCTGGTGTTCTCGTGCTGGTTGCTGGCCCTCGTTCCGGCCGTCTATCTGGCCCTCACCGAGTCCAATAACCTGACCGGTGGCGGCTTCGACGTCGCCGGCTCCCAGTCACTGCACGTGCAGTACCAACTGGAGGACCACTTCCCCGGGCAGGGCGCCTCCCCGCTCGCCCTCGTCGCAGCTCCGCGCGCCGACGCCAGCTACGACGATATGAATGCCGCCGTCGCGCAATTGGAGCAGGTGGCAAAGCAGACCCCGAGCGTTATCGTCGTCCCCAACCCCGCCCAGCCCGCGCCCGCTCCGGACAAGCCGTACGTGGTGTCCCTGCGGCTGGACTTCCACAACACCGGTGCCGTCGACGTCGCGCGCCAGTTGCGCCAGAAGATCGGCGTCACCGGCGATCAGCCCGGGCAGATCCGCGACGGTCGGGTGAAGCTGTACGTCATCGGCCAGGGCGCACTGGGGGCCGCCGCCCAGACCAGCACCAAGCATGACATCGCCGAGGCTGAGCGCTGGAACCTTCCGATCGTCCTGATTGTTCTGCTCGCGGTGTTCGGCTCTCTGGCCGCCGCCGCGGTCCCGCTGGCGCTGGCGTTATGCACGGTCGTGGTGACGATGGGCGTGGTCTATCTGTTGTCCACCGTCACCCAGATGTCGGTGTTCGTGACGTCGACGGTGTCGATGTTCGGGATCGCGCTGGCCGTGGACTATTCGCTGTTCATCCTGATGCGTTTCCGAGAAGAGCTGCGCGCCGGGCGCGATCCGCAACAGGCGGCCGACGCGGCGATGGCGACCTCGGGCCTGGCGGTGCTGCTGTCGGGCCTGACCGTGATCGCGTCGCTGACCGGCATCTACCTGATCAACACCCCCGTGCTGCGGTCGATGGCGACGGGCGCGATCCTCGCGGTGGCCATCGCGGTGCTGACGTCGACCACACTGACACCCGCTGTGCTGGCCACCTTCGGGCGGTCGGTGGCCAAACGGTCATCGCTGTTGCAATGGTCCCGGCGCGCGGAGGCGACGCAATCGCGGTTCTGGACCCGCTGGGTCAGCGAGGTCATGCGCCGACCGTGGCTGTCGGCGATGGCCGCGACGCTGGTCTTGTTGCTGATGGCCGCACCGGCGTTCGCCATGGTGCTGGGCAACAGCATGCAACGCCAGTTCACGTCCTCCCACGAAATCCGCGGCGGGGTGGCGGCGGCCGCCGAGGCACTCGGCCCCGGCGCACTGGGCCCGGTGCGGGTGCTCGTCACCTTCCCGCAGGGTGGCGCGTCCGACGCCAAGAACGCCCCCGCGCTCGAAGCGATCAGCACCGAGATGGCGAAGGCGCCCGACGTCGTCTCGGTCTCCCAACCGGCCTTCGCCGATAACAACGGCAGCGCACTGCTGTCGGCGGTGCTGTCGGTGGACCCCGAGGACATCGGCGCGCGCAACGCCATCGACTGGATGCGCGCCCATCTGAGTGCGCTGCCCGCCGCGGCGGGCACGCGAGTCGATGTCGGTGGCCCCACCGCGTTGATCAAGGACTTCGACGATCGGGTGTCGCAGACCCAGCCGCTGGTGTTCGTGTTCGTCTCGCTGATCGCGTTCGTGATGCTGCTGATCTCGGTGCGATCGGTGTTCCTGGCGTTCAAGGGTGTGTTGATGACGGTGCTGTCCGTCGCCGCCGCCTACGGCAGCTTGGTGATGGTGTTCCAGTGGGGCTGGCTGGAAGGCCTGGGCTTCGAGAAGATCACCTCGATCGACAGCACGATCCCGCCGCTGGTGCTGGCGATGACATTCGGCTTGTCGATGGACTACGAGATCTTCCTGCTGACCCGGATGAGGGAACGCTACCTGCAGGGCGGCGACACCCGAGACGCCGTGGCCTACGGGGTGTCGACCAGTGCCCGCACGATCACCAGCGCGGCGCTGATCATGATCGCGGTGTTCACCGGGTTCGCATTCGCGGGTATGCCGCTGGTCGCTGAGCTGGGCGTGGCATGTGCGGTGGCGATCGCCGTGGACGCCACCATCGTTCGACTGGTGCTGGTGCCCGCGCTGATGGCGATGTTCGACCAGTGGAACTGGTGGCTGCCGTCGTGGCTGGCCCGCATCCTGCCGTCGGTGGACTTCGAGAAACCGCTGCCCAAGGTTGATCTCGGCGATCTCGTCGTGATCCCGGACGACATCTCCGCGCTGGCGCCGCCGAGCGCGGATCTGAAGATGGTGGTCAAGGGCGCGGCCCGGCTGAAGAACCTGGCACCGGACGCGGTCAGCGTGGCCGACCCGCTGGCGTTCAGCGGGTGCGACGAGCTAGCCGGTCGAGTCAAAGGCAGCGATGACGCCCGGGCGCAACCGATGCGGGTCGGCGCGGGCAGCACCGCGACGGTCAAATTCATCAGGGGCTACCGCAGCGCCCGGCTGTCAACACCGCGGCCGGTGCACCCGGTGACGATGTGGCGTGGCCGCCTCGCGATCGCACTGGACGCCCTGGAGACCGGCGCCGATACCGCGGACGGCGGTGTCGAGCGGCTGAGCCCCGTCGAGACCACCAACGTCCAGTTGCCCACCGGCGACCGGTTGCAGATCCCGACGTGCGCCGAGACGCTGCGCATGCAGGCCTACCTGATCATGTGCCGTAACACCCGGTCGGACTTCGCCGAGTTCGCCGACCTTGTCGGCGTGATGGATACCGAGGCCGCTGCGGTGGTACTCGGCAGCATGGACCGGTATTACTGTTCTGGACAATCTAAGCGACAATGGGTGACAACCCAGTTGGTGCGTCAGCTCGCCGATCCCAAGCCGTCCACAGTGGTCAACGATGACCGATGGGCGGGATCGGAAGGTGCGGGTGAATGGGAACGGATCAGGCAGCGTTGCCTTGCGGTGGCGGTGGCGATCCTGGAGGAGGCGAGGTGA
- a CDS encoding heme-binding protein, which yields MLVNARVARRAVAGVIGTGAVAGAILVGAPSALADPPPNCTAADLAGVSAGVSAATSAYLFTHPDVNAFFTGLEGAPRDTIRSEVKQYLDYNPSVKADLQGIRQPLVDLKNRCGNSPDVPVS from the coding sequence ATGTTGGTTAATGCCCGTGTGGCCCGTCGCGCGGTCGCCGGAGTGATCGGGACGGGCGCTGTCGCCGGCGCGATCCTGGTTGGCGCCCCGTCCGCGCTGGCCGACCCGCCGCCGAACTGCACCGCAGCCGACCTTGCCGGTGTCTCCGCGGGTGTGTCCGCCGCCACGTCGGCGTACCTGTTCACCCACCCGGACGTCAACGCGTTCTTCACCGGTCTGGAGGGTGCGCCGCGCGACACCATCCGGTCCGAGGTGAAGCAGTACCTGGACTACAACCCCTCGGTGAAGGCCGACCTGCAGGGTATTCGCCAGCCCCTGGTCGATCTCAAGAACCGCTGCGGCAATAGCCCCGACGTTCCTGTCTCCTAG
- a CDS encoding response regulator transcription factor has protein sequence MVDDDPDVRTSVARGLRHSGFDVRVAANGKEALRLLASEKHDALVLDVQMPELDGVAVVTALRALGNDIPICVLSARDTVNDRIAGLEAGADDYLTKPFDLGELVARLHALLRRAASSHEGSDAVTIGPLTIDTARRLVFVNGDRVELTKREFDLLAVLAENSGVVLSRQRLLELVWGYDFEVDTNVADVFISYLRRKLEREGVPRVIHTVRGIGYVLRSEP, from the coding sequence ATGGTCGACGACGACCCGGATGTCCGGACTTCGGTCGCACGCGGTCTGCGGCATTCGGGGTTCGACGTCCGGGTCGCGGCGAACGGCAAGGAAGCCTTGCGGCTCTTGGCGAGTGAGAAGCACGACGCGCTGGTGCTCGACGTTCAGATGCCCGAGCTCGACGGTGTGGCGGTGGTGACCGCTCTGCGGGCTCTGGGCAATGACATTCCGATCTGCGTGCTTTCGGCGCGCGATACGGTCAACGACCGGATCGCCGGTCTCGAGGCCGGTGCCGACGATTATCTGACCAAGCCCTTCGACCTGGGGGAGTTGGTGGCGCGGCTGCATGCGCTCTTGCGGCGGGCAGCCAGCTCCCACGAAGGCTCCGACGCCGTCACCATCGGACCGCTCACCATCGATACCGCGCGGCGGTTGGTGTTCGTCAACGGTGACCGGGTGGAGCTGACCAAGCGTGAGTTCGACCTGCTGGCGGTGCTGGCCGAGAACTCCGGTGTGGTGCTGTCCCGGCAGCGGCTCCTGGAACTGGTGTGGGGCTACGACTTCGAGGTCGACACCAACGTCGCCGACGTGTTCATCAGTTACCTTCGCCGCAAGCTGGAACGCGAAGGGGTGCCGCGGGTGATCCACACCGTGCGCGGAATCGGGTACGTGCTCCGGTCGGAGCCGTGA
- a CDS encoding sensor histidine kinase, whose product MTQPATLPGRSLSLRVRVALAAAVAAALVVALLAALTSIVLANNDNAQLDRRLDSIVNASMFPEQLRDPSRVLTTGRSRSTGQVVFQRGFQLPPLPPGTATVTVNSVDYRVRTVTVEQSGGVLVSIGIRADSILLSRARIPLYVFIVCLAVLIAAALGWILAGPAIRPLLRLTEQTRRLGKGSDQLEPVRGAAEAEDLSDAMAAMLHRLAEAQVATTNSLQAAQDFAANAAHELRTPLTAMRADLDTLRIHDLPPEEREEVVGDLSRAQRRVEAIITALGQLASGQLARAEDRESIDVAEMLDRVARENVRSGAVEIIVEADEAGTVWGWPAGLRLAVDNLVRNAITHGEATRIVLRARRYEWLLAITVDDNGRGLPVEEHQKVLGRFARGSTAMVGGSGLGLALVAQQAVLHGGDIQLSDGPLGGLRAVLTVSTYPEPVLPTGQA is encoded by the coding sequence GTGACCCAGCCTGCGACATTGCCGGGCCGTAGCCTTTCCCTGCGCGTCCGGGTTGCGCTCGCCGCGGCCGTGGCCGCCGCGCTTGTCGTTGCCCTGCTGGCGGCGCTGACGTCAATCGTTCTGGCCAACAACGACAATGCGCAATTAGACCGGCGGCTGGACTCGATCGTCAACGCCAGCATGTTTCCCGAGCAGCTTCGTGACCCCAGCCGGGTGCTGACCACCGGACGATCGCGGTCCACCGGTCAGGTCGTCTTCCAGCGTGGCTTCCAGCTGCCGCCACTGCCGCCGGGAACCGCGACCGTCACCGTCAACAGTGTCGACTACCGGGTGCGGACGGTGACTGTCGAACAGTCCGGCGGCGTCCTGGTCTCGATCGGGATCCGCGCCGACAGCATTCTGTTGAGCCGCGCCCGGATTCCGCTGTACGTCTTCATCGTGTGCCTTGCCGTGCTGATCGCGGCCGCCCTCGGCTGGATACTGGCCGGCCCGGCGATCCGCCCGCTGTTGCGGCTCACCGAACAGACCAGGCGCCTGGGCAAGGGCAGTGACCAGTTGGAGCCGGTGCGCGGCGCCGCCGAAGCCGAGGACCTGTCTGATGCGATGGCGGCGATGCTGCACAGGCTGGCCGAAGCCCAAGTGGCGACCACGAATTCGCTTCAGGCCGCCCAGGATTTCGCGGCCAACGCCGCCCACGAACTGCGCACCCCACTGACCGCGATGCGGGCCGATCTGGACACCCTGCGCATCCACGACCTGCCACCGGAAGAGCGCGAAGAAGTCGTCGGCGACCTGTCGCGGGCACAACGCCGGGTCGAGGCGATCATCACCGCGCTCGGCCAGCTGGCCTCCGGACAGCTGGCCCGCGCCGAGGATCGTGAGTCGATCGACGTCGCCGAGATGCTCGACCGGGTGGCACGGGAGAACGTCCGCTCGGGTGCGGTCGAGATCATCGTGGAAGCCGACGAGGCAGGCACGGTATGGGGCTGGCCGGCCGGTCTGCGGCTGGCGGTGGACAACCTGGTGCGCAACGCGATCACCCACGGTGAGGCCACCCGCATCGTGCTGCGCGCGCGTCGCTACGAGTGGCTGCTGGCGATCACCGTCGACGACAACGGCCGGGGCTTGCCCGTCGAGGAGCATCAAAAAGTGTTGGGGCGCTTCGCCCGTGGCAGTACCGCGATGGTGGGCGGATCGGGTCTGGGGCTGGCACTGGTGGCGCAGCAGGCGGTGCTGCACGGTGGCGACATCCAGCTCTCCGACGGTCCGCTCGGTGGGTTGCGCGCGGTCCTGACGGTGTCGACCTACCCCGAACCGGTCCTGCCGACCGGGCAGGCCTAA
- a CDS encoding DUF3054 domain-containing protein gives MAVRTDTRPAVVALAGDIVCVLVFCALGRRSHAEGLTLTGIAATAWPFLSGTALGWVISRGWRAPTAVVPTGVTVWLATVVVGMLLRKASSQGVATSFIIVASVVTAVLLLGWRGVAALVGKRGG, from the coding sequence ATGGCAGTTCGTACCGACACCCGGCCGGCCGTTGTGGCGCTCGCCGGCGACATCGTCTGCGTCCTGGTGTTCTGTGCGCTCGGTCGCCGCAGCCACGCCGAGGGGCTGACACTCACCGGAATCGCCGCAACCGCATGGCCGTTCCTGTCCGGCACCGCGCTCGGCTGGGTGATCTCGCGCGGCTGGCGTGCCCCGACCGCCGTTGTCCCCACCGGTGTCACGGTGTGGCTGGCAACCGTTGTCGTCGGAATGTTGTTGCGCAAAGCCAGTTCTCAGGGAGTCGCGACCAGCTTCATCATCGTCGCATCGGTGGTGACCGCGGTACTGCTACTGGGTTGGCGAGGGGTTGCCGCGCTGGTAGGCAAGCGCGGCGGTTAG
- a CDS encoding lysylphosphatidylglycerol synthase transmembrane domain-containing protein, with protein sequence MSYDASVHAAREEHDPPTRGKYWWVRWAVLGVALIVLAVEASLVGDQLAKAWKSLITANAWWVLAAIAAAILSMHSFAQIQRTLLRSAGVIVHQWRSEAAFYAGNALSTTMPGGPVLSATFVYRQQRLWGASPVVASWQLVMSGALQVVGLALLGLGGAFLLGAKNNPFSLLFTLGGFIALLLLAQAVATRPELIDGIGVRVLGWVNSVRGKPANTGLHKWRETLAQLESVSLSRRTLGMAFSWSFFNWIADVACLAFAAYAAGGNPSLAGLTVAYAAARAVGSIPLMPGGLLVVEAVLVPGLVSSGMALPAAISAMLIYRLASWIFISSIGWVVFFFMFRTEGALDPDAVADEIAAAQAGDGDASEDPAETALQGPVPPPSSGPEDDVRH encoded by the coding sequence GTGTCCTACGACGCGTCGGTCCACGCCGCCCGCGAGGAACACGACCCCCCGACACGCGGGAAGTACTGGTGGGTCCGTTGGGCGGTGCTGGGCGTCGCCTTGATCGTGCTGGCCGTCGAGGCCAGCCTGGTGGGGGATCAGCTGGCCAAAGCCTGGAAGAGCCTGATCACCGCGAACGCGTGGTGGGTGCTGGCCGCGATCGCCGCGGCCATACTGTCGATGCACAGCTTCGCCCAGATCCAGCGCACGCTGCTGCGTTCGGCCGGGGTCATCGTCCACCAGTGGCGCTCCGAAGCCGCGTTCTACGCCGGTAATGCGCTCAGCACCACCATGCCCGGCGGTCCGGTGCTCTCGGCCACTTTCGTCTACCGGCAGCAGCGTCTCTGGGGCGCCTCCCCGGTGGTCGCGTCCTGGCAGCTGGTGATGTCGGGGGCGCTGCAGGTGGTCGGCCTGGCCCTGCTCGGCCTCGGTGGCGCATTCCTGTTGGGCGCCAAGAACAATCCGTTCTCGCTGCTGTTCACCCTGGGCGGGTTTATCGCGCTGCTGCTGCTCGCTCAGGCGGTGGCCACCCGCCCCGAGCTCATCGACGGTATCGGCGTCAGGGTGCTGGGCTGGGTCAACTCCGTGCGCGGCAAGCCCGCCAACACCGGCCTGCACAAGTGGCGGGAAACGTTGGCCCAACTCGAATCGGTCAGCCTGAGCCGCCGGACCCTCGGGATGGCGTTCAGCTGGTCGTTCTTCAACTGGATCGCCGATGTCGCATGCCTGGCCTTTGCCGCCTACGCCGCCGGCGGCAACCCCTCGCTGGCCGGCCTGACCGTCGCCTATGCGGCCGCCCGCGCGGTCGGGTCGATCCCGCTGATGCCCGGTGGGCTGCTGGTGGTGGAGGCCGTGCTGGTTCCCGGTCTGGTGTCCAGCGGGATGGCGCTGCCGGCCGCCATCTCGGCAATGCTGATCTACCGACTGGCGAGCTGGATCTTCATCTCGTCCATCGGCTGGGTGGTGTTCTTCTTCATGTTCCGCACCGAGGGCGCGCTCGACCCCGACGCCGTCGCCGACGAGATAGCCGCGGCCCAAGCCGGTGACGGCGACGCGTCCGAAGATCCGGCCGAGACCGCATTGCAGGGTCCGGTGCCGCCGCCCAGCTCCGGCCCGGAGGACGACGTCCGGCACTGA